A single window of Prionailurus viverrinus isolate Anna chromosome F1, UM_Priviv_1.0, whole genome shotgun sequence DNA harbors:
- the PDC gene encoding phosducin, giving the protein MEEAKSQSLEEDFEGQATHTGPKGVINDWRKFKLESEDSDSVPPSKKEILRQMSSPQSRDNKDSKERFSRKMSIQEYELIHRDKEDENCLRKYRRQCMQDMHQKLSFGPRYGFVYELETGEQFLETIEKEQKITTIVVHIYEDGIKGCDALNSSFTCLAVEYPMVKFCKIKASNTGARDRFSSDVLPTLLVYKGGELISNFISVSEQFAEEFFAGDVESFLNEYGLLPERETHALDQTNMEEDIE; this is encoded by the exons GACCCAAAGGAGTAATAAATGATTGGAGAAAGTTTAAATTAGAGAGTGAAGACAGTGATTCAGTTCCACCAAGCAAGAAGGAGATTCTCAGACAAATGTCTTCTCCTCAGAGTAGAGATAACAAAGACTCAAAAGAAAGATTCAGCAGAAAG ATGAGCATTCAAGAATATGAACTAATCCACCGggacaaagaagatgaaaattgCCTTCGTAAATACCGGAGACAGTGTATGCAGGATATGCACCAGAAGCTGAGTTTTGGGCCTAGATACGGGTTTGTGTATGAGCTGGAAACTGGAGAGCAATTCCTGGAAACTATCGAAAAGGAGCAGAAAATCACCACAATTGTTGTTCACATTTATGAAGATGGCATTAAGGGCTGTGATGCTCTAAACAGTAGCTTTACATGCCTTGCAGTTGAATACCCTATGGTCaagttttgtaaaataaaagcTTCTAATACAGGTGCTAGGGACCGCTTTTCCTCAGATGTACTCCCCACACTGCTTGTCTACAAAGGTGGGGAACTCATAAGCAATTTTATTAGTGTTTCTGAACAGTTTGCAGAAGAATTTTTTGCTGGGGATGTGGAGTCTTTCCTAAATGAATATGGGTTACTACCTGAAAGAGAGACACATGCCCTAGATCAGACCAACATGGAGGAAGATATTGAATAA